The following are encoded in a window of Manihot esculenta cultivar AM560-2 chromosome 8, M.esculenta_v8, whole genome shotgun sequence genomic DNA:
- the LOC110621024 gene encoding sulfoquinovosidase isoform X1: MATLKITRKHHKHLNNPFPSTPRSLPFIQGSLFFNSQTLPSHQIFPVGRDFQLLWSSKNGGHLSISHQSRPTRALWSTVPGQAFVSAALTETEIDESRGSFAIKDGNVLVVCDHQTIEDIRVIKQLDGNHFEEASDLDSSSGYLSFDQTKDLKDTQSPVLLITGKLFSKRKKKLPDSSIYKHIDFDTRGPRASARYWVLFDQKNLNQIGFQVRVGEPNFEFSPRSSPTRFGKYQKLRLKLRRIRKRRLGWFRFFTRPRGFVAVSSSEEVDTKVAEVTEFNRICLSYSSETNERFYGFGEQFSHMDFKGKRVPIFVQEQGIGRGDQPITFAANLISYRAGGDWSTTYAPSPFYMTSEMRSLYLDGYDYSVFDLTRQDRVQIQIHSNSAQGRILHGNSPAEIIEHFTETIGRPPELPKWIISGAVVGMQGGTEVVRRIWDELKAYKVPVSAFWLQDWVGQRKTLIGSQLWWNWEVDTTRYKGWKQLVQDLGAQHIKVMTYCNPCLAPVPFFFQAYTLPPLHHQFLCIITSTDEKPNRRRNLFEEAKKLDILVKDKHGEPYMVPNTAFDVGMLDLTHPDTASWFKQVLLEMVDDGVRGWMADFGEGLPVDADLYSGEDPISAHNRYPELWAKINREFVEEWKANRVGKEREDPEESLVFFMRAGFRDSPKWGMLFWEGDQMVSWQANDGIKSAVVGLLSSGLSGYAFNHSDVGGYCAVNLPFIKYNRSEELLIRWMELNAFTTVFRTHEGNKPSRNSQFYSNQKTLSYFARCAKMYKAWYFYRIQLVKEASQKGLPICRHLFLHYPNDKHVQSLSYHQFLIGTEILVVPVLDKGKQNVKAYFPEGETYSWKHVWSGKLFTEPGSEAWVEAPLGYPAVFIKDGTFVGETFLENLRKFDIL; the protein is encoded by the exons ATGGCAACCCTCAAAATCACCCGAAAGCATCACAAGCACCTAAACAATCCTTTCCCATCAACGCCAAGATCTCTTCCTTTCATTCAAGGAAGCCTCTTCTTCAATTCCCAAACACTACCTTCTCACCAAATTTTCCCAGTTGGGAGAGATTTCCAGCTTCTTTGGAGCTCCAAAAATGGTGGGCATCTCTCAATTTCTCACCAGTCTCGGCCAACAAGAGCCCTCTGGTCCACCGTTCCTGGACAAGCTTTTGTCTCTGCAGCTCTCACTGAGACAGAGATTGATGAAAGCAGGGGATCGTTTGCTATCAAAGATGGGAATGTTCTTGTGGTTTGTGACCACCAAACAATTGAAGATATAAGAGTGATCAAGCAGCTGGATGGTAACCATTTTGAGGAGGCTAGCGATCTTGATTCTTCATCTGGTTATCTGAGTTTTGACCAGACAAAGGATTTGAAAGATACCCAGTCCCCTGTTTTGTTAATAACAGGCAAGTTATTtagcaaaagaaagaagaaacttCCAGATTCTAGCATTTATAAGCACATAGATTTTGACACAAGGGGCCCACGCGCTTCTGCAAGGTATTGGGTTCTCTTTGATCAGAAGAACCTTAACCAGATTGGTTTTCAAGTTAGAGTTGGAGAACCCAACTTTGAATTCTCACCAAGATCTTCACCGACTCGTTTTGGAAAATACCAGAAGTTAAGGTTGAAACTACGAAGAATTCGAAAACGAAGGCTTGGATGGTTTAGATTCTTTACAAGGCCTAGAGGGTTTGTTGCAGTTTCTTCATCGGAGGAAGTAGACACTAAGGTTGCAGAGGTTACAGAGTTCAACAGAATCTGCCTTAGCTATTCAAGTGAAACTAATGAAAGGTTCTATGGTTTTGGAGAGCAGTTTTCTCATATGGACTTCAAAGGGAAAAGGGTGCCCATTTTTGTTCAAGAACAGGGAATTGGAAGAGGAGATCAACCTATTACTTTTGCAGCTAACTTGATTAGCTACAG AGCTGGGGGTGATTGGAGTACAACTTATGCTCCTTCACCATTCTACATGACATCTGAGATGAGGTCCCTTTATCTGGATGGATATGATTACTCTGTTTTCGATTTAACTAGACAGGATAGAGTTCAAATACAG ATTCACAGCAATTCAGCTCAAGGAAGAATTTTGCATGGCAACTCACCTGCTGAGATTATTGAACACTTCACAGAAACTATTGGGAGGCCTCCTGAGCTTCCTAAATGGATTATATCTGGAGCTGTCGTTGGAATGCAGGGTGGAACAGAAGTTGTACGCCGCATTTGGGATGAACTTAAAGCCTATAAGGTTCCCGTCTCCGCATTTTGGTTGCAG GATTGGGTAGGACAGAGAAAGACTCTGATTGGATCACAACTGTGGTGGAACTGGGAAGTGGATACAACAAGGTATAAGGGATGGAAGCAATTAGTTCAAGATCTTGGTGCTCAGCATATTAAAGTGATGACATACTGCAACCCTTGTTTAGCTCCGGTACCATTCTTTTTCCAAGCATATACATTACCTCCACTCCATCATCAGTTTTTGTGCATTATCACTAGT ACGGATGAGAAACCAAACAGAAGGAGAAATCTTTTTGAGGAGGCCAAAAAGTTGGACATCTTAGTGAAAGACAAACATGGAGAACCGTATATGGTTCCAAACACAGCTTTTGATGTGGGAATGTTGGATTTGACCCACCCAGATACCGCAAGTTGGTTCAAGCAGGTTTTGTTGGAAATGGTAGATGATGGGGTCAGAGGATGGATGGCTGATTTTGGTGAAGGTCTGCCTGTAGATGCTGACCTTTATTCAG GCGAAGATCCCATCTCTGCCCATAACAGATACCCAGAGCTATGGGCTAAAATAAACCGAGAGTTTGTGGAAGAATGGAAAGCAAATCGTGTTGGTAAGGAGAGAGAGGACCCAGAAGAGTCTTTGGTCTTCTTCATGAGGGCTGGTTTCAGGGATAGTCCCAAATGGGGGATGCTATTTTGGGAAGGAGACCAAATGGTTAGTTGGCAGGCTAATGATGGGATAAAAAGTGCTGTTGTTGGACTACTGAGTAGTGGACTTTCAGGATACGCTTTCAATCACAGTGATGTTGGAGGCTACTGTGCAGTAAACTTGCCTTTTATCAAGTATAACAGAAGTGAGGAGTTGCTTATTCGATGGATGGAACTAAATGCTTTCACCACTGTTTTCCGGACACATGAA GGAAATAAACCATCTCGCAACAGCCAATTCTACTCAAACCAGAAAACTTTATCATATTTTGCACGCTGTGCTAAAATGTATAAAGCTTGGTATTTCTACAGAATCCAACTAGTAAAG GAAGCATCCCAGAAAGGCCTTCCCATTTGCCGCCACCTTTTTCTTCATTATCCAAATGATAAGCATGTGCAAAGCTTGAGCTACCACCAGTTCTTAATTGGTACTGAAATCCTAGTGGTGCCTGTTCTAGACAAGGGCAAGCAAAATGTCAAGGCCTATTTTCCAGAAGGTGAAACTTACTCCTGGAAACATGTCTGGTCGGGAAAGCTATTCACAGAACCAGGTTCTGAAGCCTGGGTGGAAGCTCCACTTGGTTATCCTGCTGTATTTATCAAGGATGGCACTTTTGTGGGAGAAACATTTCTAGAAAACCTGAGAAAATTTGACAttctttaa
- the LOC110621024 gene encoding sulfoquinovosidase isoform X2 has protein sequence MATLKITRKHHKHLNNPFPSTPRSLPFIQGSLFFNSQTLPSHQIFPVGRDFQLLWSSKNGGHLSISHQSRPTRALWSTVPGQAFVSAALTETEIDESRGSFAIKDGNVLVVCDHQTIEDIRVIKQLDGNHFEEASDLDSSSGYLSFDQTKDLKDTQSPVLLITGKLFSKRKKKLPDSSIYKHIDFDTRGPRASARYWVLFDQKNLNQIGFQVRVGEPNFEFSPRSSPTRFGKYQKLRLKLRRIRKRRLGWFRFFTRPRGFVAVSSSEEVDTKVAEVTEFNRICLSYSSETNERFYGFGEQFSHMDFKGKRVPIFVQEQGIGRGDQPITFAANLISYRAGGDWSTTYAPSPFYMTSEMRSLYLDGYDYSVFDLTRQDRVQIQIHSNSAQGRILHGNSPAEIIEHFTETIGRPPELPKWIISGAVVGMQGGTEVVRRIWDELKAYKVPVSAFWLQDWVGQRKTLIGSQLWWNWEVDTTRYKGWKQLVQDLGAQHIKVMTYCNPCLAPTDEKPNRRRNLFEEAKKLDILVKDKHGEPYMVPNTAFDVGMLDLTHPDTASWFKQVLLEMVDDGVRGWMADFGEGLPVDADLYSGEDPISAHNRYPELWAKINREFVEEWKANRVGKEREDPEESLVFFMRAGFRDSPKWGMLFWEGDQMVSWQANDGIKSAVVGLLSSGLSGYAFNHSDVGGYCAVNLPFIKYNRSEELLIRWMELNAFTTVFRTHEGNKPSRNSQFYSNQKTLSYFARCAKMYKAWYFYRIQLVKEASQKGLPICRHLFLHYPNDKHVQSLSYHQFLIGTEILVVPVLDKGKQNVKAYFPEGETYSWKHVWSGKLFTEPGSEAWVEAPLGYPAVFIKDGTFVGETFLENLRKFDIL, from the exons ATGGCAACCCTCAAAATCACCCGAAAGCATCACAAGCACCTAAACAATCCTTTCCCATCAACGCCAAGATCTCTTCCTTTCATTCAAGGAAGCCTCTTCTTCAATTCCCAAACACTACCTTCTCACCAAATTTTCCCAGTTGGGAGAGATTTCCAGCTTCTTTGGAGCTCCAAAAATGGTGGGCATCTCTCAATTTCTCACCAGTCTCGGCCAACAAGAGCCCTCTGGTCCACCGTTCCTGGACAAGCTTTTGTCTCTGCAGCTCTCACTGAGACAGAGATTGATGAAAGCAGGGGATCGTTTGCTATCAAAGATGGGAATGTTCTTGTGGTTTGTGACCACCAAACAATTGAAGATATAAGAGTGATCAAGCAGCTGGATGGTAACCATTTTGAGGAGGCTAGCGATCTTGATTCTTCATCTGGTTATCTGAGTTTTGACCAGACAAAGGATTTGAAAGATACCCAGTCCCCTGTTTTGTTAATAACAGGCAAGTTATTtagcaaaagaaagaagaaacttCCAGATTCTAGCATTTATAAGCACATAGATTTTGACACAAGGGGCCCACGCGCTTCTGCAAGGTATTGGGTTCTCTTTGATCAGAAGAACCTTAACCAGATTGGTTTTCAAGTTAGAGTTGGAGAACCCAACTTTGAATTCTCACCAAGATCTTCACCGACTCGTTTTGGAAAATACCAGAAGTTAAGGTTGAAACTACGAAGAATTCGAAAACGAAGGCTTGGATGGTTTAGATTCTTTACAAGGCCTAGAGGGTTTGTTGCAGTTTCTTCATCGGAGGAAGTAGACACTAAGGTTGCAGAGGTTACAGAGTTCAACAGAATCTGCCTTAGCTATTCAAGTGAAACTAATGAAAGGTTCTATGGTTTTGGAGAGCAGTTTTCTCATATGGACTTCAAAGGGAAAAGGGTGCCCATTTTTGTTCAAGAACAGGGAATTGGAAGAGGAGATCAACCTATTACTTTTGCAGCTAACTTGATTAGCTACAG AGCTGGGGGTGATTGGAGTACAACTTATGCTCCTTCACCATTCTACATGACATCTGAGATGAGGTCCCTTTATCTGGATGGATATGATTACTCTGTTTTCGATTTAACTAGACAGGATAGAGTTCAAATACAG ATTCACAGCAATTCAGCTCAAGGAAGAATTTTGCATGGCAACTCACCTGCTGAGATTATTGAACACTTCACAGAAACTATTGGGAGGCCTCCTGAGCTTCCTAAATGGATTATATCTGGAGCTGTCGTTGGAATGCAGGGTGGAACAGAAGTTGTACGCCGCATTTGGGATGAACTTAAAGCCTATAAGGTTCCCGTCTCCGCATTTTGGTTGCAG GATTGGGTAGGACAGAGAAAGACTCTGATTGGATCACAACTGTGGTGGAACTGGGAAGTGGATACAACAAGGTATAAGGGATGGAAGCAATTAGTTCAAGATCTTGGTGCTCAGCATATTAAAGTGATGACATACTGCAACCCTTGTTTAGCTCCG ACGGATGAGAAACCAAACAGAAGGAGAAATCTTTTTGAGGAGGCCAAAAAGTTGGACATCTTAGTGAAAGACAAACATGGAGAACCGTATATGGTTCCAAACACAGCTTTTGATGTGGGAATGTTGGATTTGACCCACCCAGATACCGCAAGTTGGTTCAAGCAGGTTTTGTTGGAAATGGTAGATGATGGGGTCAGAGGATGGATGGCTGATTTTGGTGAAGGTCTGCCTGTAGATGCTGACCTTTATTCAG GCGAAGATCCCATCTCTGCCCATAACAGATACCCAGAGCTATGGGCTAAAATAAACCGAGAGTTTGTGGAAGAATGGAAAGCAAATCGTGTTGGTAAGGAGAGAGAGGACCCAGAAGAGTCTTTGGTCTTCTTCATGAGGGCTGGTTTCAGGGATAGTCCCAAATGGGGGATGCTATTTTGGGAAGGAGACCAAATGGTTAGTTGGCAGGCTAATGATGGGATAAAAAGTGCTGTTGTTGGACTACTGAGTAGTGGACTTTCAGGATACGCTTTCAATCACAGTGATGTTGGAGGCTACTGTGCAGTAAACTTGCCTTTTATCAAGTATAACAGAAGTGAGGAGTTGCTTATTCGATGGATGGAACTAAATGCTTTCACCACTGTTTTCCGGACACATGAA GGAAATAAACCATCTCGCAACAGCCAATTCTACTCAAACCAGAAAACTTTATCATATTTTGCACGCTGTGCTAAAATGTATAAAGCTTGGTATTTCTACAGAATCCAACTAGTAAAG GAAGCATCCCAGAAAGGCCTTCCCATTTGCCGCCACCTTTTTCTTCATTATCCAAATGATAAGCATGTGCAAAGCTTGAGCTACCACCAGTTCTTAATTGGTACTGAAATCCTAGTGGTGCCTGTTCTAGACAAGGGCAAGCAAAATGTCAAGGCCTATTTTCCAGAAGGTGAAACTTACTCCTGGAAACATGTCTGGTCGGGAAAGCTATTCACAGAACCAGGTTCTGAAGCCTGGGTGGAAGCTCCACTTGGTTATCCTGCTGTATTTATCAAGGATGGCACTTTTGTGGGAGAAACATTTCTAGAAAACCTGAGAAAATTTGACAttctttaa